A segment of the Desulfovibrio intestinalis genome:
TCGCCCATACTGCCGCCGCCGAGCTGAAACATGGCAAGGCCAAGCGCATAGGCTGCGCCAATGAGTCCCAACTCTCTTGCGGTGGCGTGCAGTTCTTCCCCCAGCAAGGGCAGTACGGCACTCACCCCCGCCATCATGAAGGGCATACAAAACAGGCCCCCGCAAACGGCCACAAGCAGGAGGCCGTGCCCTTTTTCCACGTATGCCGACATAGGCGCAAAACTATACCGGACGTACATCCTGGTCAACGAAAACACGAGGGCCCCGGCGGTTGCCGGGGCCCGAAGTTTGCGTCACGCCCGCAAAAGGCCGGACTCTTCAGCCAGCCGCAAGCACATGTCGGCCTTGTTAAGTGTATATAGATGAACTCCGGGAGCGCCGTTTTCCAACAAAAACTGTATCTGTCGCACCGCAAATTCCAGCCCGACCTCACGCACCGCTTCGGCTCCGCCCTTTTCATTGGCCTTTTCAAGGTCAAGGTACAGCTTGCCGGGTATGTTCGCGCCGCAGAGTGAAAGCACCCGCCGCAGGGAGTCAAAGCTCTGAATGGGCAGAATAGCCGGAATAATGGGCGTGTGGATGCCCCTGCCGCGCAGATGCTCCAGCAGGTCCAGATATTCCCGGGAATCAAAGAAAAGCTGGGTCACGGCAAAGTCCGCGCCGCTGCGCATTTTTTCGGCGGTATGGAGCCTGTCCTGCGCAATGGATGTCGATTCGGGGTGCGGCGCGGGATAGGCCGCAACACCAATGCCCATGTCAGGCTGCTGGCGGCGGGCAAAGGCAACCAGGTCTGAGGCATGATGAAAATGTCCCTTGCTCCAGTCCCAATCCTCTCCAACAGGCGGATCGCCACGCAGGGCAAGCACATTATCCACCCCGGAGGCCCGCAACTCTGCCAAGAATGCGGATATTTTCTCAGGGTCGGCTCCCACACAGGTGAGGTGCGCCATAGTATTCAAACCGCGGCGCGCCAGCTCGGCAGTTACGGCAAGCGTGTTGCGTTGCTTGCCGCCGCCTGCACCGTAAGTGACGGAAGCAAACAGAGGAGCCAGAACCTGCAATTGCTCCACTGTGTTAAAAAAGCCGGGCAGGTTCGCTTCATCGGCTGGCGGAAAAAACTCCAGCGAAAAAAACGGCTTCTTGGCGGCTCGAATGCTTTCTCCGATATGCATGCTGCGACTCCTTGTGTGCGGCGCGAGTGCGGCCTTCTCTTCATGACCAATTTGTTTATGTTTATATCTAGATAAGTTGATATGTCAAGAAAAAAGGCCGGGCAGCTCTTGCAAAATACACGACTTGGTCGTAATGCAGGTTCAAGCCCCAAAAGCATACTATGAAAATACGCAACAGCATTCACACATGCGGGCAGCGCCCGCGCACTGCCCGCATAGGCAAGCCAGAAGCTCCCCCTCAGGGCCGTGTCTTTTTGCTGGCGCGTGCCCTCTGCACTATGGCAGCTTTGCTGCTCTGTGTTACCCCCAAAGTAAACGCCGCACAGGATGTTCCCTCTGAGCAGCCCCTGATTGTGGCTGCTCAGAAGAGCGACGCCACCGCCCGCGAGGGCAACGGGGAAGGAGCGGTTAATGAAAACAACGCCAGCGCTCCCGCCCTGCCGCCCATACCGCTAACCTTGACGCCAGCCACCACCTCCGGCGCATCCGCTTCCAACGGCACCCCGTCCGCCGCTGCCGGGGCCGAATCTGCCTCCGCTGGAACTGCCCCTGCTTTGACTACGCCTGCCCCCGAGGCCACGCCTGCTACCGCCCTGGACGCGTCCAACCAGGCCACAACGGTTGCAATGCCGGGCGTGACCACATCGGTTTCGTTTTCCGCCGGAGTTGACGAACAGGGCAAGCCCGACTGGCGACAACTGGAAGCCGGGCTAGATTTTGGCCAGTTTCGTCTCAATGACAGCGAAGCCCTGCTCACGGCCCTGCGCATCGACCCTGCCCACTTCAATTTTATTCTCTGCGCCCGTTCACAGGATGGCGGCCCGCTGCGCTCGCTGAACCAGTGGGCCGAGCAGTACAATCTTTCCGCAGCCATCAACGCCAGCATGTATCTGCCCGACGGTGTAACCAGCACGGGCTATATGAAGCAGGACGGCCATTTCAACAACAAGCGAGTGGTTCAGCGGTTCGGGGCCTTTTTTGTCGCCGGGCCCACCAGCCCGGAACTGCCGGGAGCCGCCATTGTTGATCGTGACGACCCACAGTGGGAACAGCACATAGGGCAGTACCGACTGGTCATCCAGAACTACCGCATGACCAGCGCCGACAGGCGTATCCTGTGGTCGCCCGGCGGACCGCACTACTCCATTTCTGCGGTAGCTCAGGACGGCGAAGGGCGCATCCTTTTTCTCCACTGCCGGCAGCCTGTGGAGGCTTACGCCTTTGCCCAGCAACTTCTGCACCTGCCCCTCAACATTCGCACGGTCATGTATGTGGAAGGCGGCGGGCAAGCTGGCCTGCTGGTGCGGTCAACCCACTGGAGGCACGAACTGGCGGGATTGAGCGCTGCGGGCCTGCTGGTAACAGGCGACATGCGCGCCTTGCTGCCCAATGTTCTGGGCGCAGTACGCCGCCCTGCCCCTGTTGAAGAGATGCAGAGCGGCGAACAAAAGCCCTCTGTTTCCGAGTCGTCTTCAGAAGAGGATATTTCTTCTGAAAGCCAGCCCCAGCAGTCCGCTCCCTAGAGCGGAGTAACTCTGAGGATATATTTCTCCAAGTTTGAGACAGACTCGTTGCGGCATTTAACTGCGCAAACAAATAGCGCTACGCCTCCACGGCGGGCACATGCTCACGCAACCGCCTGAGCACTTCAAAGACGAAATGCTCCAGCCTTGGGCGGCGCCGTCGGCAAGTGGGCATGGGGCGGGCCTAAATAACATCTTTTTAGTAATAATTACTATTTTTTATAAAAAGGGCTTTACTTTGGCCCGAACTTCTTACAGAATATTAGCTGGTATCCGGGGCTGCTTGTGCGAATGCGAAGCTGAAAAGCCCCCCGTTCGGCAACACCGACGGCAACCTATATCGAGGCCTATGTCGGCCTAAACGTAAGTGAGGAAACCATGCCCAAGCATCTGGAAGTTTATAAATGTACTCATTGCGGCAACATCGTTGAAGTTCTGCATGGTGGCGGAGCCGACCTCGTTTGCTGTGGCGAGCCCATGAAGCATATGGTAGAAGGCGCTACTGACGGTGCCATGGAAAAGCATGTGCCCGTGATTGAAAAGGTTGACGGCGGCTATCTTGTGAAAGTGGGCAGCGTCCCTCACCCCATGGAAGAAAAGCACTGGATCGAATGGATTGAGCTGCTTGCCGACGGCAGAAGCTACACCAAGTTCCTTAAGCCCGGCGAAGCGCCCGAGGCCTTTTTTGCCATTGACGCCACCAAGGTGACCGCACGCGAATTTTGCAATTTGCACGGCCACTGGAAGGCTGAAAACTAGATCTCTCAAGTCCGTACTACAAAAGCGCGGATTCCGCGCCACTTCCTAAGGAGGATTCCAATGCAGAAATACGTATGTGCTGTTTGTGGTTATGAATATGATCCCGCCGAACACGACAACGTGCCTTTCGACCAGCTGCCTGATGACTGGTGCTGCCCTGTTTGCGGGGTGAGCAAGGATCAGTTCAGCCCGGCCTAATTCCGGTCTTTTCCTGTACTTTTCCCCGCTTTGCCGCAGCTTGTGGCAAAGCGGGGCTTTTTGTAAAAAGGAAGACCCAACACTCCGGAGAAAATGATGCAACCTGTTGAAATTAAAAAAGACATCTTCTGGATAGGTTATGTGGACTACGACCACCGGGACTTTCACGGGTACTCCCGCTCCCCGGACGGTTCCACATATAATGCCTATCTTATCAAGGACGAAAAAAACGTTCTGATGGACACGGTAGCCTCTGGCTGCGAAGGCACCCTGCTGTGCCGCATGGCCAAGGTGCTGGATCCTGAAAAAATCGACTACATCGTCTGCAACCACATGGAGCTCGACCACGCTGGCGCTCTTGAGACCATTGTGGAACGCTGCAAGCCCGAGAAAATTTTTGTCTCCCAGGCTGGCCTCAAGTCTATGGCAGGCTATTTTGCGTGCAAAGACTGGCCCGTACAGGCCGTAAAAAGTGGCGACACCGTCAGCATAGGCAAGCGCACCATCGTTTTTCAAGAAACGCGCATGCTGCACTGGCCTGACAGCATGGTCTCATACATTCCTGAAGAAAGGCTGCTCGTCAGCAACGACATCTTCGGCCAGAATATTGCCAGCTCCGCACGCTTTGTGGACGACTTTGGCGATGACAGCGAATACCTGCGCCGCGTCAAGGAATACTACTACAACATCGTGCTGCCCTACTCGCCAATGGTGCTCAAAACTCTGCCCATTGTGGAGCAGCTGGACATAGACATGATCGCCCCTGACCACGGTCTCATCCACCGTGGCGAAAAGGCTGTGCGCAACATCATCGACATGTACCGCACAATGGCCGAGCAAAAGCCCCAGCAGCGTGCGCTCATTTTCTACGACACCATGTGGCAGTCAACGGAATCTATGGCCTACGCGGCTTGCAGCGGCCTGGAAGAAAACGGCGTGCCCACGCGCATCATGTCAGTCAAGAGCAACCACCACAGCGCAGTTATGACCGAACTGGCCGACTGCGGCGCGGTGCTGGCTGGTTCGCCCACCCACAACAACACCATCCTTCCCCTGGTGGCCGCTCAGTTGACCTACATGAAAGGTCTGCGGCCCCTGAACCGTGTGGGCGGTGCCTTCGGTTCCTTCGGCTGGTCCGGGGAAGCTCCCAAGCAATTGCAGGAACACCTTGCCGGCATGAATATGGAAATGCCTGCCGAACCCGTGAAGTGCAACTGGCGGCCCGACCGCGACGTGCTCAAGGCTTGCCACGAACTGGGCAAGACCATTGCCGAAACGCTTAAAAAGAAGTGCCAGGAAGGCTAAATTCCTTACACTTCCTCTTCAGTGAGAAACAGGGCCGACGGCAACAATGCTTCCGTCGGCCTTTTATTTTGGCCAAGCCACGCTCGCGCACATGTTGCGCAATGCTGCCGTAATATTGGCGTGTCCGGTTATGCCGCTGCCTTCGCGGTACCATTCAAGTGGACTGCTTGGCCTGCTACTGCCTACCCTACAGCCACGGCGGGCAAAAGCCGACGGCTTTTCGCTGCCCCCAACAAGCCTGGTAGCGATATCCCGATATATACAAAGAAAGGCAGCGGGAGCTTTGCTCACACTGCCTTTCATCTTGGCCCGGCACAACGGGGCCGAAGCAAATCACTGGCTTACGGATGGCACTTCGACTTGGCGCAACCGGTAAGATCCTTCTTGAGGTCAGGCTTTTCGGCCACAACCTTGCTATGGCATTCTGCGCAGTTGGTGTGCTTGAGGCCTGTCTTGGTGTGGATCACATAGAACAGGCTCTTTTCACCCTTCTTGGCGGTCAGGTCGTCATGGCAGCCTGCGCTGCCGCATTTGGCGAAGCTTTCCTTACCGTCCACCAAGTGGTGACAGGTCACGCATTCCACTTTTTCATGAGGAGCGTGGGGAAACATGACGGTTTTCTGGGAGCCCTTGATTTCTACCGGCTTGTCAGGTGCAGCGGGTGCAGCCCAAGCACTCACGGCAAAGATCAGGGCCAGCATACAGGTGAGAGCAAAGATTTTTTTCACGGCAGTCCTCCAAGGTAAAAAACAACACATGAGAATTGCAATAACCTTACGGCCAGTGAGGAAACGTGTCAATGGAGCCCATGAAATACATTTTCAAGTTGTTCAGTCACTCATAGCTGCCTTTTGCGTGCATATCCCCTTGGTGTAAGCATATATGACCCAAGAGATCGGCTTTCACTGTTGCCAATAATAAGCAGAGAAAGCATGTCCACCTGTGTTGCATCAAAGCTGTCCAGCCTGTGTACGCTCACGCTCTGTTCAGGACGGTAAGCCTGGCGCACCAATCCAACGGGACACTGCGGTTCACGAAAGCGGCGAGCCAGCGTCAGGGCGGTGTCCAGGTGACCGGGGCGTCCCTTGGAACGCGGGTTGTATATGGCGCAGACAAAGTCTGCCTCAAGGGCCGCCGTAAGCCTTTTGACAATGGTTTCCCACGGGGTGAGCAGATCGCTCATGCTGATGCAGGCAAAGTCGTGCGTCAGGGGCGCACCAAGCAGGGCTGCCGCCGCGCACACGGCAGGCACCCCCGGCACCACGCCAAAGGGAATGTGGTCAACAAGGCCGCGAGATTCCAGAACCTCAAGGGCAAGGCCAGCCAGGGCGTAGATGCCGGGATCGCCCGAGCAGACAAGGACCGTGGCCTGACCAGCCAAAGCGGCGTCCACTGCGGCTTCACAGCGTTCTGTCTCGTGCCGCATGCCCGTACTGATACGCTGCTTGCCTTCAAGCAGTTCCGGTGGAACCATATCCATATACAGGTGATAGCCCGCCACGCACTCGGCCCGTTCCAGAACGGCGCGGGCCTGCGGCGTAAGGCAGTCGGCGTGTCCAGGGCCAAGGCCCACCACATGCAGGCTGGCTGCTTGCGTCATGATTTACCCTTTTTCGCTGTGGTCGGCATTGGCATGAGCATTTGGGTGCTCTTCTTCAAAGGCCAGGGCCACCGCAATGGTCAGTTGTGACTGAAAAATTTCCTTGGCCAACAACAGCCGGGCCACACCCGTGCCATCTTCTCCACGGGCTGCCAGCAAGGCTGCGGCCTCGCACACACTGAACGGAGGCTGCCCAAAACGCCGCCCTGCCGCTTCTGAAGGATTGGGCACAGGGCACTTGGCCAGCCGGGCAGAATCAAAGCCCTGAAGAGGCACATCAAGGCGGGCGGCAAGCTCTCGCAATGCCCGTTCCTGCAATTTCTCTGTTACTGTGCTCAACGCGGCGATGGCCTGCGGCTCCAGACCGTGGATGGCAAAAAATTCATTTAACGCAGCCAGCGCC
Coding sequences within it:
- a CDS encoding methylenetetrahydrofolate reductase produces the protein MHIGESIRAAKKPFFSLEFFPPADEANLPGFFNTVEQLQVLAPLFASVTYGAGGGKQRNTLAVTAELARRGLNTMAHLTCVGADPEKISAFLAELRASGVDNVLALRGDPPVGEDWDWSKGHFHHASDLVAFARRQQPDMGIGVAAYPAPHPESTSIAQDRLHTAEKMRSGADFAVTQLFFDSREYLDLLEHLRGRGIHTPIIPAILPIQSFDSLRRVLSLCGANIPGKLYLDLEKANEKGGAEAVREVGLEFAVRQIQFLLENGAPGVHLYTLNKADMCLRLAEESGLLRA
- a CDS encoding phosphodiester glycosidase family protein; its protein translation is MKIRNSIHTCGQRPRTARIGKPEAPPQGRVFLLARALCTMAALLLCVTPKVNAAQDVPSEQPLIVAAQKSDATAREGNGEGAVNENNASAPALPPIPLTLTPATTSGASASNGTPSAAAGAESASAGTAPALTTPAPEATPATALDASNQATTVAMPGVTTSVSFSAGVDEQGKPDWRQLEAGLDFGQFRLNDSEALLTALRIDPAHFNFILCARSQDGGPLRSLNQWAEQYNLSAAINASMYLPDGVTSTGYMKQDGHFNNKRVVQRFGAFFVAGPTSPELPGAAIVDRDDPQWEQHIGQYRLVIQNYRMTSADRRILWSPGGPHYSISAVAQDGEGRILFLHCRQPVEAYAFAQQLLHLPLNIRTVMYVEGGGQAGLLVRSTHWRHELAGLSAAGLLVTGDMRALLPNVLGAVRRPAPVEEMQSGEQKPSVSESSSEEDISSESQPQQSAP
- a CDS encoding desulfoferrodoxin, coding for MPKHLEVYKCTHCGNIVEVLHGGGADLVCCGEPMKHMVEGATDGAMEKHVPVIEKVDGGYLVKVGSVPHPMEEKHWIEWIELLADGRSYTKFLKPGEAPEAFFAIDATKVTAREFCNLHGHWKAEN
- a CDS encoding rubredoxin: MQKYVCAVCGYEYDPAEHDNVPFDQLPDDWCCPVCGVSKDQFSPA
- a CDS encoding FprA family A-type flavoprotein, which encodes MQPVEIKKDIFWIGYVDYDHRDFHGYSRSPDGSTYNAYLIKDEKNVLMDTVASGCEGTLLCRMAKVLDPEKIDYIVCNHMELDHAGALETIVERCKPEKIFVSQAGLKSMAGYFACKDWPVQAVKSGDTVSIGKRTIVFQETRMLHWPDSMVSYIPEERLLVSNDIFGQNIASSARFVDDFGDDSEYLRRVKEYYYNIVLPYSPMVLKTLPIVEQLDIDMIAPDHGLIHRGEKAVRNIIDMYRTMAEQKPQQRALIFYDTMWQSTESMAYAACSGLEENGVPTRIMSVKSNHHSAVMTELADCGAVLAGSPTHNNTILPLVAAQLTYMKGLRPLNRVGGAFGSFGWSGEAPKQLQEHLAGMNMEMPAEPVKCNWRPDRDVLKACHELGKTIAETLKKKCQEG
- a CDS encoding cytochrome c3 family protein is translated as MKKIFALTCMLALIFAVSAWAAPAAPDKPVEIKGSQKTVMFPHAPHEKVECVTCHHLVDGKESFAKCGSAGCHDDLTAKKGEKSLFYVIHTKTGLKHTNCAECHSKVVAEKPDLKKDLTGCAKSKCHP
- the cobJ gene encoding precorrin-3B C(17)-methyltransferase, which encodes MTQAASLHVVGLGPGHADCLTPQARAVLERAECVAGYHLYMDMVPPELLEGKQRISTGMRHETERCEAAVDAALAGQATVLVCSGDPGIYALAGLALEVLESRGLVDHIPFGVVPGVPAVCAAAALLGAPLTHDFACISMSDLLTPWETIVKRLTAALEADFVCAIYNPRSKGRPGHLDTALTLARRFREPQCPVGLVRQAYRPEQSVSVHRLDSFDATQVDMLSLLIIGNSESRSLGSYMLTPRGYARKRQL